TAAAAATCCCACCAGTCTAAGCTGTCGAAGTTTCCGTCTCTGGTGGAAGGATAACCTGGTTCTGGTTCAGGAATTTTTCGAGCTCTCCAGACTGGTGCACTAGATGGTGGAAAAGTATAATAGTTATGAATTATGATAATTTCACGTATATAATAGAACAACTACTCACTCGATAAAAGAATATCACATCCTCCGACGAATTCTCCGTTGACATATAGTTGAGGTATCGTTGGCCAATCCCTAAGATATCAAACGTAAATGTCCATAAGATACGACCCTTCAACTTCAAACAGGGTTCGCGAATAACGTACGAAAATTCCTTAATATCCTGTCGCAACTCTGAATCGGCGAGGACATTATAAGTCTGCATCTTCACCGGGTCAACACCCTGAAGATCCAAAACCTGAATGGCAGCTCTTGAGAATCCACATTCGGGAAATTCAGGCGTCCCTTTCATGAATAGCACTACGGGTTTTGCGTTGATGGCTTCTTGTATTTTCGCTTTCGAATCTTGAGAGAGGAAACGCCGATACGCGACCAGTCGGCTCGATGTGagtgctgctgctgccgcaTTCGGTCGGAGGGTTTGTATCTGTAATTTTCCTTCATAGGTCTTGGTCGAGATATTTTTATAGATATTCATTTACCGGTGAACGTAGGGAAAGTCTGAACATGTTGAGGGAGGCAGGGAACTATGATTACAACAAGGCAGGCTCAGTCAGCCCTTCCGGTCTGCCTCGCCTCCCGGGTCATGTGACCTTTCCCCAATTATGAGGTCGACAACCGTTTTCAATACCGGGCATGGTTTTCAAGGTTTCAATGCAGTCATCCATTGGCTAAGTCCGACGTGTTTAAACCCCAATATCTAACAGTAGTACATCCCCTGACCGATTTCCCACAACAATAATACCACCTACTTCCCCAAGAGCACAGTGCATCAAATCCTCTACCAAAACCAGAAGGTGGGATCAACGTCAGCCAGGACATCGGATAGCGAGAACGAGAAAGCCAGTACCATTAAGATCAGGGGATTTCAACGTATGAACAACACGTCCATCCAAAAGAATTGGAGCGTCCGCTAAACCAGCTTCGGCCTCTGAATCACCAAGAAGCTCTTCcccctcttcttctgtttcAGTCGTAAATCGACAAGTAACGATATGTTTAGCCATCGTTCCCCTTCTTCTCTCAATCCACACTCCACGCATGCCCTGGGGTCCCATCGCGAATGCACTGACGAAGAACGGGGAGCGTACATGTCCGGTGTTCAAGACGAGACGCCCGGAAGAGCCTGAGGCCTCGTCAGAGGGTTGAAGGGCGTGTTCGTTTTGTTTGAGACGACGGACTGGGATGCTAGGAATCATAGAATGGATATACACCAGATCGACGTGAAGCGTGGGCTCTTCTAGAGGATTCGAAGGGATTGTGATGgtcgaagagaagaagaacagGCCTTGGATGACATCAGATGCGAGAAATTTAACGACATAAGTGTCGTCTCCGTTCTTCTCAACTTGTGCGACACAAAAGTCTCGAAAGCTGTATTTTCGAAAGTGGTGTCTCAATGTCGGTAGGGTGCAAGGGGTGTTGGTGTTGCAGAATTGTGGGGGAATAGGGTGGATCTCGACAGAGCGTGTTTTTAATACCAATATATAGGGACCCACGAACTCGAGTGTGTGTATCGTTGTGTACTAAGTGAGGTTTGTGATGTCAGAAACGTCAGGGTTGCAACCACGTATGTCCTTACCATCTCTTCCCGTTCCTCTTGATATGTACGAATATTGCACGAATCGGACTCGAATATATCGTCACGATGATTTGAAGGCCAGCGGAAGAGGGAGATCGTGCAAAGCTGGGAGAAGGCCAGAAGGCCTTTAGAAACGTCTAACCGGCGAGCTGTGCTGGACGATGCTGACAGTGGGAAGACGCATATGACGTTGAAAGTAGGAGCGCATGTTTCAGACAACTGGATTTCGTATACCATTGCTTTTCGACTAATTGCAGGCAGTCTGTTGAAGCAAATAGTTGATTAGTTTGTGCAACGAAAGAGGCCTGCGTTTAAGTTTGCTCACATCCTAGATGCCACTACCGCCAATGTTACTCGCAGACTTGTGGTGTCAAACGTCGAGGTATAAGAGGCGCATTGGTCGGGATGGATGGTCGTGTTAGCCCATCTGCTttgtccctctccctctaGATCCCAAACATTGAGAAACCCATCCGCATAAATAGCAAGAACCCATCGATCGAGGAACACTTCCAATCCAAGCAGGCAGCTTCTTACTCTCGGTTGCAGCATATGGAATCCAGATTGTCGTGGAAGAGACCAGAGCTCATCTACAAGATTGTTGGAAGTAACAATATCTTCCAACGCCGTAGATGAGAGATCAATTTGTGAGGGACTGTCATGGCGAAGATTAGGAGGAAGTGGTATTTTCCGTTCTTGTCGTCGCAGTAGTCGCAGCCATACTCCTTTATCTCTGGTGACTTTTGCGAGTTGAGTACAAGCCTTTGAAAGCCGTTGTGTTTGATTTCTGGTAACATGCTCAAGGATACTATGAATTCATACCTGTCGGAGTGATAGGATCTGGTGAATGTCTAAATAGAAAAGGATGAGCAAGAGGACTTCACTGGGGAGGTCTGTGAGTAACATGGTTGTCGTCAGTGGGCAGTTAATCGGCTTCTATAGCTTTTATAGCTATCCATATCGGACGTGGACAGTCAGGATGAAGGGAGACCACGCGTGAACGCGTGAACAATGACATGGTCATGTCATTTACAGTATATGTCGTGTCGTAAGCAGCTAATTGACGGCATGACGGCAAGGTTACGGCTCACTGATCTGCCGGGTCGCCGCAGAGTCCAGactacaccaccaaaaccggcccatgtcgtacagatatgtgctacttcatatatatcccataaactcaatatatcgtgaacatatgttgaccatgccgtaataaTGCTgtaacacagtccagcaaagggaattctggcatcccttgttcctcccgtgatggaaatgggtccaaatggcatattttacctaccaaaggtaaATGTATGCAGgagtagggcaggaggaccactggaaacatttgtgctgagtatttatggcattgtcatgtgactctacatattgtgaacatatgtggagacagatggtgattatatgtggagacagatggtgattatataaagtgGGAGTGGGCAATTCCCACACCTtaggcaggagtttgacaggtgCCGTAAACACCTCTTAGACCCCGTTTTAGTTGTGTGGGAAATGGACCTAAGAGGCCCCGCTTCTGAAGTGCACTCACATCTTCTTTCGCTTCGTCCATGGCTCCCTCCTCACTCCG
Above is a genomic segment from Marasmius oreades isolate 03SP1 chromosome 4, whole genome shotgun sequence containing:
- the GRX5 gene encoding monothiol glutaredoxin grx5, producing MFRLSLRSPIQTLRPNAAAAALTSSRLVAYRRFLSQDSKAKIQEAINAKPVVLFMKGTPEFPECGFSRAAIQVLDLQGVDPVKMQTYNVLADSELRQDIKEFSDWPTIPQLYVNGEFVGGCDILLSMHQSGELEKFLNQNQVILPPETETSTA